In Paenibacillus guangzhouensis, a single window of DNA contains:
- a CDS encoding ABC transporter substrate-binding protein: MKRFVIILLGTCLLLSACASGSSESSKDVSGEKKTVTISVMKKDRFLETAALKFEETHPNINIDFKENLSLPEGGGNIDLNKYVQTVTTEALAGNASDIIAMGYLPVDKFVQKNMLVDLYGLMSKDSAFDKNQYYKNIMEASQTGDGLYAMPVSFSTSAMQGKSDLLEKANVSINDTSWTWDDFKNFTLKVNEKADSDYFGMISAFPTQLLNDFFEENYSELVQPEEHKAKFDSKMFIDKMKQVKSMYDEGILSNGELADLDKGLFTDLNLNSPKESLPKLLKPNTQLLRKPTKSGTFRGGSFDSYSTFGINSKSKVQQEAWEFMKFLLSEEMQSSPEMSGFPLHKAVTEKELNTVKQQIQDGQIELPDGSDEKLLDERINLLKRFLEEAGVNTAGDIKIKSFVLEELRTYMSGQKSAEEVSNLIQDRVMTYLNE; the protein is encoded by the coding sequence ATGAAGAGATTCGTAATTATTTTGTTAGGTACATGTTTATTGTTGTCAGCATGCGCAAGCGGCAGTTCTGAGTCAAGTAAGGATGTCTCGGGTGAGAAGAAAACAGTTACGATTTCCGTAATGAAAAAGGATCGTTTCCTGGAAACGGCAGCACTTAAGTTCGAGGAGACACATCCGAATATTAACATTGATTTCAAAGAAAACCTTAGCTTGCCGGAAGGGGGTGGGAACATTGATTTGAACAAATACGTTCAAACGGTTACCACTGAGGCTCTTGCAGGGAATGCTTCAGACATCATCGCGATGGGATATCTACCTGTCGATAAGTTCGTTCAGAAAAACATGTTGGTCGATTTATATGGGCTAATGTCAAAAGATTCGGCGTTCGATAAAAATCAGTATTATAAAAATATAATGGAAGCTTCACAAACCGGTGATGGACTTTATGCGATGCCGGTCTCTTTCTCAACCTCCGCCATGCAAGGAAAATCCGATCTGCTAGAGAAAGCGAACGTATCCATTAATGATACGTCCTGGACATGGGATGATTTCAAGAACTTTACATTGAAGGTGAATGAGAAAGCCGATTCAGATTATTTCGGGATGATCAGTGCATTTCCGACGCAATTGCTGAACGATTTTTTTGAAGAAAACTACTCAGAGTTGGTTCAACCGGAAGAGCACAAAGCGAAGTTTGATTCTAAGATGTTCATAGATAAAATGAAACAAGTCAAATCCATGTACGATGAGGGAATTCTTAGTAACGGAGAGCTTGCAGATCTTGATAAAGGGCTATTCACCGACCTTAATCTTAATAGTCCGAAAGAATCTTTACCCAAACTTCTTAAGCCTAATACGCAGCTGTTGCGGAAACCGACCAAAAGCGGCACATTTCGAGGAGGTTCGTTCGATTCATATTCAACATTCGGGATTAACAGCAAGTCGAAGGTTCAGCAAGAAGCTTGGGAGTTCATGAAATTTTTATTGTCGGAGGAAATGCAGTCATCCCCTGAAATGAGTGGATTCCCTCTTCATAAAGCAGTGACTGAAAAGGAGCTCAATACAGTGAAACAACAAATCCAGGATGGTCAAATCGAGCTCCCCGATGGATCAGACGAGAAATTGTTGGATGAGCGTATCAATCTACTGAAAAGGTTCCTGGAGGAAGCGGGGGTAAATACAGCAGGAGATATAAAGATTAAATCGTTTGTCTTGGAAGAATTACGAACTTACATGAGTGGACAGAAGTCGGCGGAGGAAGTAAGCAATTTGATCCAGGACAGGGTAATGACGTATTTGAATGAATAA
- a CDS encoding efflux RND transporter periplasmic adaptor subunit, producing MQFHNEKNAAKRNRVIAVIFGVFMSVLLLLTLLSNTLQTVALPKVTTDRAVMKALSNSIEGNGVIVPRRMKELSSDSGGRVAVLHVHDNDTVKKGQVLITFDSAEAEQLLLDAEDQLKKQNLNRDLLKEQFVLAQRSGNEEEIRKAKRDLEIDQVDRDMAQRKIESMKRDIARKRTITAPFDGKVEDIKVEKGESASPGQPLLSLVNSKEGFQITFGTNADAAALLLIGDKVDIEIKGNKTQRLKGSIADIQSGPSGNSGNQESSQGGETGGNGTLTQASIKVDVSGGKLQGGEQASVKVMKQAKEQGLLIRKNLLKKDGQGSYLFIVHANRSSLGNTYTAQKVYVQTGEENEDEIIILDGLSPGEDIIVESSDPLQDGNRIRLN from the coding sequence ATGCAGTTTCATAACGAAAAAAATGCTGCCAAGCGAAATCGGGTAATTGCAGTCATTTTTGGGGTTTTTATGAGTGTGCTGTTGCTGCTGACGCTGCTCAGCAATACGCTCCAAACGGTGGCGCTGCCAAAAGTAACGACAGATAGAGCAGTAATGAAAGCATTATCCAATAGCATTGAAGGCAACGGGGTAATTGTTCCACGGAGGATGAAGGAATTGAGCAGTGACAGCGGTGGAAGGGTCGCTGTCCTGCATGTCCACGACAATGACACCGTAAAAAAGGGACAGGTGCTTATTACATTCGACAGTGCAGAGGCGGAGCAACTGCTGCTCGATGCGGAAGATCAATTGAAGAAACAGAACTTGAACCGTGATTTGTTGAAAGAGCAATTTGTTTTGGCACAGCGGAGTGGGAACGAGGAGGAGATACGTAAAGCTAAACGAGACTTAGAAATCGATCAAGTGGATCGGGACATGGCACAGCGTAAAATTGAAAGCATGAAAAGGGATATCGCTCGCAAACGGACAATCACTGCTCCATTCGACGGAAAAGTGGAAGATATTAAGGTTGAGAAGGGCGAGAGCGCTTCTCCAGGACAGCCGCTTCTGAGTCTTGTCAATAGTAAGGAAGGATTTCAAATCACGTTCGGGACGAATGCAGATGCAGCCGCTCTATTGCTAATAGGGGATAAAGTTGACATTGAAATTAAGGGAAACAAAACTCAGCGCTTGAAAGGCTCGATTGCCGACATTCAATCAGGTCCGTCGGGAAACAGTGGTAATCAAGAAAGTAGCCAGGGAGGTGAAACCGGTGGTAACGGAACCTTGACGCAAGCGTCCATCAAGGTAGATGTATCAGGAGGGAAACTGCAAGGAGGCGAGCAGGCAAGCGTGAAAGTTATGAAACAAGCGAAGGAGCAAGGTCTTCTCATTCGCAAAAACCTGCTTAAAAAGGACGGACAGGGGAGCTATCTATTTATCGTTCACGCAAACCGAAGTTCGCTCGGCAATACGTATACGGCGCAAAAGGTATATGTGCAGACAGGAGAAGAGAATGAGGATGAAATCATTATTCTTGACGGACTATCACCTGGTGAAGACATCATTGTAGAATCGAGCGATCCATTACAGGATGGTAATCGAATACGATTGAATTGA